One segment of Anatilimnocola aggregata DNA contains the following:
- a CDS encoding S1C family serine protease codes for MSKKTSTKKPASKPAKAKAAKKAKAPTTKPAAPETKPTGTCPKGGNHEWTEEGAERFCTKCKEPEVTKGKRAKSAKNTKPATDKKMSALDAAARLLGETQELTMMGSGLVSKYDGGKIQIYTNSHVLCLMTVAEEAAQQRDRTANISKFAVEIQFPSGKRKTADRIAVSTDRDVACVEVNAEGLTEGIDFVVVPAVKNAMEVLDVQHGDDVIAVGTPLDLELANSLTFGRVSSFRTLQNDPTKVKWIQHDASIAGGNSGGPLFLARKGRAYWIGINTLGADGASLSMAISSDDVTNAPLRWSESSPSGAAALIEQVYGIAAVAGNQKMAYSPNKTPRPSAVTGRQPARVSSEPFVIKKPDSLATILWPFTSSYPYISFRGAIFWVFLLNGVRWFWTAPRYSPGG; via the coding sequence ATGTCCAAGAAGACCAGCACGAAAAAACCTGCCTCGAAACCAGCCAAGGCTAAAGCCGCCAAGAAAGCGAAGGCCCCCACGACCAAGCCCGCAGCACCCGAAACAAAGCCCACCGGTACCTGCCCAAAGGGTGGCAATCACGAATGGACCGAAGAAGGTGCCGAGCGGTTCTGCACGAAGTGCAAAGAGCCCGAGGTAACAAAAGGCAAACGAGCGAAATCGGCCAAGAATACCAAGCCCGCAACCGACAAGAAGATGTCCGCGCTCGACGCTGCAGCGCGACTTCTCGGAGAGACCCAAGAACTAACGATGATGGGCTCCGGCCTGGTCTCGAAGTACGACGGCGGCAAAATTCAGATTTACACGAACTCGCACGTCCTTTGCCTGATGACGGTGGCTGAAGAAGCGGCGCAGCAACGAGATCGCACAGCGAACATCTCAAAGTTTGCCGTGGAGATACAGTTTCCGTCCGGCAAACGGAAAACTGCGGACAGGATTGCTGTATCGACCGATCGAGACGTCGCCTGCGTGGAGGTGAATGCCGAAGGCCTCACTGAGGGGATCGACTTTGTTGTCGTGCCCGCGGTTAAGAATGCGATGGAAGTTCTCGACGTCCAGCACGGCGACGACGTTATCGCCGTCGGAACTCCCCTGGACTTGGAGCTTGCGAATAGCTTGACCTTTGGTCGAGTTAGTTCGTTTCGGACACTTCAAAACGACCCCACCAAGGTGAAGTGGATTCAGCACGACGCCTCAATTGCGGGTGGAAACAGTGGTGGTCCACTCTTCCTGGCCCGGAAAGGTCGGGCGTATTGGATCGGGATCAACACGCTCGGTGCAGACGGCGCGAGCCTATCGATGGCGATCTCATCGGATGACGTGACAAACGCACCGCTCAGATGGTCCGAATCCAGTCCCTCAGGGGCGGCGGCGTTGATTGAACAAGTGTACGGAATCGCCGCTGTGGCCGGAAATCAAAAAATGGCTTACAGCCCAAACAAAACTCCCAGACCGTCAGCGGTGACTGGTCGTCAACCCGCCCGTGTGAGCAGCGAACCGTTCGTGATAAAGAAGCCGGATTCGCTCGCGACCATACTATGGCCTTTCACGAGCAGTTATCCGTACATCAGCTTCCGCGGAGCCATCTTTTGGGTGTTTCTACTGAATGGGGTCCGATGGTTCTGGACTGCACCTCGCTACAGCCCCGGCGGATAG
- a CDS encoding transposase codes for MSHQDPSRSQQGRSQVVVAEFQADQLKQSLERLLGEGDWGAIRFRDDCTWGPRQLAATALLWAWSDELTLGDRFFAARRLAQFLFAPQQEFASSVQAFMKLLLRWTVLLVGVLQVTFRRQMQRALPTLWRVHGLVLFGIDGSRVDVPRSKSHEAAHAPVRDGKGRKLKRNRRQKPRTAIHSRKASVPQMWLTLLFHVGTGLPWSWRIGPTGSSEREHWLAMLDELPSNALITADAGFVGYDCLRAVVNSGRHFLVRVGSNVRLLYKLGFSREVVGTVYLWPDRAARRSQPPLVLRLVVATGGKYPVYLLTSVGEEELSRGQVLDVYRRRWGVELFFRHLKQTYQRRKLRSTNAAHARLELEWSLLGLWSMALDAQVQATRVQLDPTQLSLAGVWRTYRRLMRDYRHPLARQQSLPHQLPQAVRDTYERANKSSRNYPRKKRPDPPAGSPEFLLATKSQIHRARYLTTAA; via the coding sequence ATGTCGCATCAAGACCCTAGTCGAAGTCAGCAAGGTCGAAGTCAGGTTGTCGTTGCCGAGTTCCAAGCGGATCAGCTCAAGCAGTCACTGGAGCGATTGCTCGGCGAGGGGGACTGGGGTGCGATTCGGTTTCGTGACGACTGCACGTGGGGCCCACGGCAATTGGCGGCCACGGCGTTGCTCTGGGCTTGGTCGGATGAACTCACGCTGGGGGACCGCTTCTTTGCTGCCCGCAGATTAGCTCAATTTCTGTTTGCGCCGCAACAGGAGTTTGCCAGTTCGGTGCAAGCCTTCATGAAGTTGCTGCTGCGTTGGACGGTGCTGCTGGTCGGCGTATTGCAGGTGACGTTTCGACGGCAGATGCAGCGTGCATTACCCACCCTTTGGCGAGTTCATGGCCTGGTCCTCTTCGGCATTGATGGCAGCCGAGTCGACGTGCCGCGAAGCAAGTCACACGAGGCGGCACATGCTCCGGTTCGCGATGGTAAGGGACGAAAACTCAAACGCAATCGTCGCCAGAAACCGCGCACCGCGATTCACTCGCGCAAGGCAAGCGTCCCGCAAATGTGGTTGACCCTGCTGTTTCACGTCGGCACAGGACTGCCTTGGTCGTGGCGAATCGGTCCGACCGGCAGTAGCGAGCGCGAGCATTGGTTGGCGATGCTCGACGAACTTCCGAGCAATGCCCTGATCACCGCCGATGCTGGCTTCGTGGGTTACGATTGTCTGCGCGCCGTTGTTAACAGTGGTCGCCATTTCCTGGTGCGAGTCGGTTCGAATGTGCGTCTGCTGTACAAGCTGGGCTTCTCCCGCGAAGTCGTTGGCACGGTGTATCTCTGGCCCGATCGTGCTGCCCGTCGCAGTCAGCCGCCGCTCGTGTTACGCCTCGTCGTGGCCACTGGTGGAAAGTATCCGGTCTACTTGCTCACCAGCGTCGGAGAAGAAGAATTATCGCGCGGGCAAGTCCTCGACGTTTACCGTCGTCGCTGGGGCGTGGAACTCTTCTTTCGCCACTTGAAGCAAACGTATCAGCGCCGCAAACTTCGCAGCACCAATGCCGCGCATGCGCGTTTGGAGTTGGAGTGGTCGCTGCTGGGACTATGGAGCATGGCGCTCGATGCTCAGGTCCAAGCGACGCGCGTACAACTAGATCCTACTCAACTCAGCCTAGCGGGCGTCTGGCGCACGTATCGGCGGCTGATGCGCGACTATCGACATCCGCTGGCTCGGCAACAATCGCTCCCCCACCAACTCCCTCAAGCAGTGCGCGACACCTACGAGCGAGCCAACAAATCCAGCCGCAACTATCCTCGCAAAAAACGTCCCGACCCGCCCGCTGGCTCTCCCGAGTTCCTACTCGCCACCAAGTCCCAAATCCATCGCGCCCGCTACCTCACGACCGCTGCCTAA
- a CDS encoding RHS repeat domain-containing protein has protein sequence MLAVTDPLGRVTSYTFDNLHRQTGVQLPDPDGPGVLAAPVYAYKYDAAHQLTRVTDPLSRVTNYAYDALGRLITTTLPDPDRPAGFARVFLRLQ, from the coding sequence TTGCTTGCCGTCACCGATCCACTGGGCCGCGTGACGAGTTACACGTTCGATAACTTGCATCGTCAAACCGGCGTCCAACTACCTGATCCAGACGGCCCCGGCGTGCTGGCAGCTCCCGTCTATGCCTACAAGTATGACGCAGCCCATCAGCTGACTCGGGTGACCGATCCTCTCTCGCGAGTGACGAACTATGCTTACGATGCTCTCGGCCGGCTGATTACCACGACGCTCCCCGATCCCGATCGGCCCGCAGGCTTCGCCCGTGTATTCCTCCGGCTACAATAA
- a CDS encoding DUF6171 family protein, which yields MIHSIVTSATRFIVGGGRLASSASRQTRLATCHGCEIFSAGRCQSCGCFVAIKSWLAHETCPLGKWDLQQLTPPATEGTEESPV from the coding sequence ATGATCCATTCCATCGTTACATCTGCAACCCGCTTTATTGTCGGTGGAGGTCGATTGGCCTCCAGTGCATCCCGACAAACGCGACTCGCAACCTGCCACGGTTGCGAGATATTCTCGGCAGGTCGCTGCCAAAGCTGCGGATGCTTTGTCGCCATCAAGAGTTGGCTCGCCCACGAGACCTGCCCCCTCGGCAAATGGGATTTGCAGCAATTAACGCCTCCCGCCACTGAGGGAACTGAAGAGTCACCTGTCTAG
- a CDS encoding DUF1552 domain-containing protein → MTHIALTAINRRTFLRASGAALALPLLDAMRPAFGQTAEAPRRMLCICTNLGVLERHFFPAEIGRGYALTPYLEAIKDHRDQFTVVSGSSHGEVTGGHSAEVTFLTAAPHPGTASFRNSISLDQFAAERIGHLTRVSALPLVVSKAGNQSLSFTSSGVMLPAERSPAQVFKALFVAGDAAAVQKQVEQLRTGRSILDAVADRAAALQKQVGSSDRERLDQYFTSVREVERRLLIAEEWERKPKPKVDAPPLKDGEYLLEKLGAMYDLAHLAFATDSTRLATLFIKLDGFSEHIPGVGSESHNLSHHVGREDKLRELKNLELAEFQQLNALLTKLHSSQEGGSTLLERTQVLYGSNLGNGNNHDTKNLPILLAGGGFKHGQHLAFDKTNNEPLPNLFVSMLQRLGIETDKFASSKGTLKGLKMA, encoded by the coding sequence ATGACTCACATCGCACTTACCGCCATAAACCGCCGCACCTTTCTCCGCGCCTCCGGTGCCGCGCTCGCGCTGCCGTTGCTGGATGCCATGCGTCCGGCCTTCGGTCAGACCGCTGAGGCTCCGCGCCGCATGCTTTGCATCTGCACGAACCTCGGCGTTCTGGAACGTCACTTCTTCCCTGCCGAGATTGGACGAGGCTACGCGCTCACGCCGTATCTCGAGGCGATCAAAGATCATCGCGATCAGTTCACCGTGGTTTCCGGCAGTTCGCACGGAGAAGTCACCGGCGGCCACTCCGCCGAGGTGACGTTTCTCACTGCCGCACCACATCCGGGGACCGCGTCGTTTCGGAACAGTATCTCGCTCGATCAATTCGCCGCTGAGCGCATCGGGCATCTGACCCGCGTCTCCGCTTTGCCGCTCGTCGTGTCGAAGGCCGGCAATCAGTCACTCTCCTTCACTTCCAGCGGCGTGATGTTACCGGCAGAACGCAGTCCGGCTCAAGTGTTCAAAGCCCTGTTTGTCGCGGGCGATGCCGCAGCCGTGCAGAAGCAAGTCGAGCAACTCCGCACGGGACGCAGCATTTTGGACGCCGTCGCTGATCGTGCCGCTGCGTTGCAGAAGCAGGTCGGCAGCTCGGATCGCGAGCGGCTCGATCAATATTTTACTTCGGTGCGAGAGGTCGAACGCCGCCTCCTGATCGCCGAAGAATGGGAGCGCAAGCCGAAACCGAAAGTCGATGCGCCGCCGCTGAAGGATGGCGAGTACCTCTTAGAAAAATTGGGTGCAATGTACGACCTCGCACATCTCGCCTTCGCTACCGACAGCACACGGCTGGCCACGTTGTTCATCAAGCTCGATGGCTTCAGCGAACACATCCCCGGCGTCGGCAGCGAAAGTCACAACCTTTCGCATCACGTGGGACGCGAAGACAAGTTGCGTGAATTGAAGAATCTCGAACTCGCCGAGTTCCAGCAGCTCAACGCGTTGCTCACGAAGCTGCATTCCAGCCAGGAAGGCGGCTCAACGCTGCTCGAGCGGACGCAAGTGCTTTACGGCAGCAACCTCGGCAACGGGAACAACCACGACACCAAAAACCTGCCGATCCTGCTCGCCGGTGGCGGATTCAAGCATGGCCAGCACCTCGCCTTCGACAAGACAAACAACGAGCCGCTGCCGAATCTGTTCGTCTCGATGCTGCAACGCCTCGGCATTGAAACAGACAAATTCGCTTCGTCCAAAGGCACGTTGAAGGGACTGAAGATGGCGTGA
- a CDS encoding IS4 family transposase — translation MVSFRHGRFRQQAKFLCHQFVQDPDLPIGKLLSDESVTQALTAIQGVWLDRVYPPLVTLWVFLTQVLSADHSCRAAVARLIAHRVCRGERPCSAETGAYCQARKRLPEKFFSTLARGAGAALDASVDPSWHWKGRRVYLFDGSTVSMPDTPENQKAYPQNTTQQPGIGFPIARIAAFFSLATGAVIELGICRYAGKGQGEVTLLRQLWDVLCPGDVLLTDRLMANWTNIFLMQQRGLELVARLNKANRKADFRRGKRLGRYDHIVSWRKPSSIRSLDRETYQSLPEFITIRECLIRVAQPGFRTKSIVIVTTLLDPMQTTSDDLGKLYRTRWNVELDLRSLKDTLHMDVLRCKTPELVRKEIWTHILAYNLIRTIMAQAAIQHRIEPRTISFKGTVQTLSAFQSLLLLPDQQSTAARKRIVEQLLDAIVSQRVGDRPDRFEPRLRKRRNKKYDLLMKPRHEVKLAMAKQVREN, via the coding sequence ATGGTTTCGTTCCGGCACGGAAGGTTTCGCCAGCAAGCAAAGTTCCTTTGTCACCAATTTGTCCAAGATCCGGATTTGCCAATCGGCAAGTTGCTTTCCGATGAGAGCGTAACGCAAGCGTTGACAGCGATTCAGGGAGTTTGGCTGGATCGCGTATATCCGCCGTTGGTAACACTCTGGGTCTTTCTGACACAAGTGCTAAGTGCTGACCACTCCTGCCGAGCGGCCGTAGCTCGTTTGATTGCGCATCGCGTTTGTCGAGGAGAGCGACCGTGTTCGGCAGAAACCGGCGCCTATTGCCAGGCGAGAAAGCGGCTACCGGAAAAGTTCTTCTCGACACTCGCGCGTGGAGCAGGTGCAGCCTTGGATGCCAGTGTCGATCCTTCGTGGCACTGGAAGGGGCGTCGTGTCTACCTCTTTGACGGTTCCACCGTTTCGATGCCGGACACTCCAGAGAATCAAAAGGCTTATCCACAGAACACTACGCAGCAGCCTGGCATTGGTTTTCCCATCGCTCGCATTGCGGCCTTCTTCTCGTTGGCAACGGGCGCCGTAATCGAGCTTGGCATCTGCCGCTACGCCGGCAAAGGGCAAGGTGAAGTCACCTTATTGCGACAACTATGGGACGTGCTTTGCCCTGGAGATGTTCTCTTAACGGATCGGTTGATGGCCAACTGGACGAACATCTTCTTGATGCAGCAGCGCGGGCTCGAACTTGTCGCTCGCTTGAACAAAGCAAACCGTAAAGCTGATTTCCGGCGAGGCAAGCGATTGGGTCGATACGACCACATCGTGAGCTGGAGGAAGCCGTCTTCCATCCGCTCGCTGGATCGAGAAACCTACCAATCGCTGCCGGAGTTTATCACGATCCGCGAGTGTCTGATTCGTGTTGCGCAACCTGGGTTTCGCACGAAGTCGATTGTCATCGTGACGACATTACTTGATCCGATGCAAACAACATCGGACGACTTAGGGAAGCTGTATCGTACTCGCTGGAACGTCGAGCTCGACCTGCGTTCGCTAAAAGACACGCTGCACATGGACGTCCTGCGCTGCAAGACGCCAGAACTGGTCCGCAAGGAGATCTGGACGCATATTCTGGCGTACAACCTCATTCGAACGATCATGGCGCAAGCGGCGATTCAGCACCGAATTGAGCCTCGCACCATCAGTTTTAAGGGCACAGTGCAAACGCTCAGTGCCTTTCAATCTCTCTTGCTGCTACCTGATCAACAAAGCACCGCGGCGCGTAAGCGTATCGTCGAGCAACTACTCGATGCCATTGTGTCACAACGCGTGGGCGACCGCCCCGATCGCTTCGAGCCTCGCCTGAGGAAACGGAGGAACAAAAAGTACGACTTGCTGATGAAGCCAAGACATGAAGTGAAACTTGCTATGGCAAAACAGGTTAGAGAGAACTAA
- a CDS encoding terminase gpA endonuclease subunit produces MEKIPELRSKAKKLRQLLQQVESVPGVGNVAERDRDIRRKRERSASSKTVVVPACADPERRQLLEADDEAWLRWYFAIESGSENLFWYDFTDQQKEMIAAIRNAILHGGDQSIAASRGEGKTTYFERMLLKYTLQGLIRFAVLFAATGSAAQDSLESIKLEIENNDRLCADYPEVCVPVRAPENTPQRTHFQLATGQRHDNGEQYLPTSSRFSWCGQEIYLPKVPGSPSAGAIIATRGLDAAIRGVKKKGRRVDVACIDDPDTEETARSPEQAAKLEDRIDRAIAGLGSQQRRLARVMLTTIQNPTCVSFKYTDPDQKPSWKPKRFRFLVKRPERADLWQEFVALKQADWVNGTDKAHELYLANRELMDAGAIVANPNRHTPAEASALEFYYSEVARLGPEAVATEYDNDPPVDESKQQIVLTAYHIQNNCLSGLEKREAPDESICITVGGDVQKLGLHWVAIAWNEQGAGSIIDYDFFPFLTEGRKAADCELLILEGLFAWYSAQEEIPYSTPGGEKLIADLTLIDQGWKEESWNIQPVQHFCAQVGFQSFIPSKGEPNYRRPLDSQHILIGDNWHIVFCGGLPLVMTNADHWKLKVHEGLLLEAGQPGALTLFNPPRIDGRRNVTGHLNYSKHLLSETWETRHKPGFGGARTGWWKSPKPNHYFDATYQAICARSMRRISVLSPAATPQAPVELHLPVTHYDSPDERRNRW; encoded by the coding sequence GTGGAGAAGATTCCCGAACTACGCAGCAAGGCCAAGAAGCTGCGGCAACTGTTGCAGCAGGTAGAATCGGTCCCGGGCGTGGGCAATGTCGCGGAACGGGATCGTGATATTCGCCGCAAGCGCGAGCGGAGCGCTTCTAGCAAAACCGTTGTCGTCCCCGCCTGTGCAGATCCCGAGCGACGCCAGCTTCTGGAGGCTGACGATGAAGCCTGGTTGCGCTGGTACTTCGCAATCGAGAGCGGTTCCGAGAATCTCTTCTGGTATGACTTCACCGATCAGCAGAAAGAAATGATCGCAGCGATTCGGAACGCCATTCTGCACGGCGGTGATCAGTCGATCGCTGCCAGCCGTGGCGAAGGAAAGACCACGTACTTCGAACGGATGCTGCTCAAGTACACGCTGCAGGGACTCATTCGCTTCGCCGTGCTCTTCGCGGCCACCGGTAGCGCCGCCCAGGATTCGCTGGAATCGATCAAGCTGGAGATCGAAAACAACGATCGGCTATGCGCTGACTACCCCGAAGTCTGTGTTCCGGTTCGTGCCCCGGAAAACACTCCCCAGCGAACTCACTTCCAGCTCGCGACCGGCCAGCGTCATGACAATGGCGAGCAGTACTTACCCACTTCCAGCCGCTTCTCCTGGTGTGGCCAGGAAATCTACCTGCCGAAGGTGCCCGGTTCACCCTCGGCCGGGGCAATCATTGCTACGCGGGGTCTCGATGCCGCCATCCGCGGTGTGAAGAAAAAGGGGCGCCGCGTCGATGTCGCCTGCATCGACGATCCGGACACCGAAGAAACAGCTCGTAGCCCAGAGCAGGCGGCCAAGCTCGAAGACCGCATCGATCGAGCTATCGCCGGCCTTGGTTCGCAGCAGCGGCGACTCGCGCGGGTCATGTTGACCACCATTCAGAACCCGACCTGCGTCTCATTCAAATATACGGATCCCGATCAAAAGCCCAGTTGGAAGCCGAAACGATTTCGCTTCCTCGTGAAACGGCCCGAGCGGGCCGATCTGTGGCAGGAGTTCGTCGCGCTCAAGCAGGCCGACTGGGTGAACGGCACCGACAAGGCCCATGAACTTTATCTGGCAAACCGTGAACTGATGGATGCCGGCGCCATTGTGGCGAATCCCAACCGTCACACACCCGCGGAAGCTTCAGCGCTCGAGTTCTACTATTCGGAAGTCGCGCGCCTGGGACCGGAAGCCGTGGCCACTGAATACGACAACGACCCGCCGGTCGATGAATCGAAGCAACAGATCGTCCTCACCGCTTACCACATCCAAAACAACTGCCTGAGCGGCCTCGAAAAGCGCGAGGCACCGGATGAAAGCATTTGCATCACCGTCGGCGGTGACGTTCAGAAGCTGGGGCTTCACTGGGTCGCGATCGCCTGGAATGAACAGGGTGCCGGTTCGATCATCGACTACGACTTCTTTCCGTTCCTCACTGAGGGCCGGAAAGCTGCGGACTGCGAACTGCTGATCTTGGAAGGTCTGTTCGCCTGGTATTCAGCGCAGGAAGAGATTCCCTACAGTACTCCAGGTGGCGAGAAGCTGATCGCTGACCTCACGCTGATCGATCAAGGCTGGAAAGAGGAATCGTGGAACATTCAGCCGGTTCAGCATTTTTGTGCGCAAGTTGGGTTCCAATCTTTCATCCCTTCCAAGGGTGAGCCGAACTACCGGCGGCCGCTCGATTCACAGCACATACTGATCGGTGACAACTGGCACATCGTATTCTGTGGAGGTCTCCCGCTCGTGATGACGAATGCCGATCACTGGAAGCTGAAGGTGCATGAAGGATTGTTGCTGGAAGCGGGGCAACCCGGTGCGCTAACCTTGTTCAACCCGCCGCGGATCGACGGCCGCCGCAACGTTACCGGCCATCTGAATTATTCGAAGCATCTGTTGTCCGAGACTTGGGAGACGCGGCACAAGCCTGGCTTCGGCGGAGCTCGGACCGGTTGGTGGAAGTCGCCGAAGCCGAATCACTACTTCGACGCGACGTATCAGGCTATTTGTGCTCGCTCGATGCGGCGGATTTCTGTTCTTTCGCCTGCTGCGACTCCACAGGCGCCTGTCGAACTCCACCTTCCTGTGACTCACTACGATTCGCCCGATGAACGACGGAATCGTTGGTAA